CCGACAGGTAAAATCTATGATGGAAGACAGCTAAAGAGACTCCAAAATATGGCCGTAAATCAGGATTTTCTTGTAATATCGGATGAGATATATGACTACATCGTTTTTGAAAAGAAGCATGAAAGCATTGCAAAGTACGGAAAGGAAAATATAATCACTTTATCAGGATTTTCAAAGGCATATTCAATGACAGGTTGGAGGATAGGCTATATGCATTCCACAGAAGATATTATCAATAATATTCTACCGATACACAATAGTCTAGTTGTAAGTGCTCCTGATTTTATACAGGTCGCAGCGTTAAAAGCTGTAAATGACGAAACTTCAATGAATTTTGTAAAGGCCACGACTGAAGAATATAGAAAGAGGAGAGACTTTGTTGTTAAGAGGCTAAATGAGATTGGGCTTCCTTGTAATCTTCCTGAAGGTGCTTACTACGCATTTTCTGATGTTTCGTCTTATAGAATGGATTCATTAGGATTTGCTAAGTTTTTATTGAAAGTGGCAAAGGTATTATGTGTACCTGGAATATCTTTTGGAAAGGACTGGAATAGCTACGTGAGATTTTCATTTGCGGATGTTCCACAGAGCGACCTTTCTGAAGCCATGGATAGGATTGAAAAAGTAATCAAGAGGATGTGATAATTTGGAATTTAAACATTTCCTTGACAAAAAGAATGTCATTGCCATTGTTGGGGCGTCAGACAACAGGGACAAATATGGGAATATAATCTACAGGGATTTAAGGGCTTCTGGGTACAAAGTCATCCCAGTAAATCCAAAGGCCGATACGGTAGAGGGCGATAAATGTTATCACTCGCTTTCTGAAATTCCTGTCAAAGTCGATGTTGTTGACACTGTAGTTCCCCCGCATATTACAGAACAGATAGTCAAGGAATGCAAAGAAATTGGGATAACTAAAGTCTGGATGCAACCTGGCTCTGAATCTGAAGAAGCTATAATATTCTGTAAGGATAACGGGATAGAAGTTGTCTATGATAACTGTATTATGGCACAAAGGAGGCTTTTAGAGGCTGAACAAAAAAATAATTAAAAATGCTTTTAAATCAAATCTTATATTTATTTTTATGAAAAAATGTGCTTTTGCATTAGTACTATTATTACTATCTATAAATTTTGTTTCTGCCGAAAAAACAATATTGATTGATAAATATCACGATACAGACAACTGGTGGGGCGATCCAGAAGGGACGGGAAGAACCCTATCTCAAGAACTTAGCTCCTTAGGATTTAAGAATAAAATTAATACTGCACCTTTTACAGACGAGGTTCTTAGAGGGGTAGATATAGTTCTTTTGTGGAATCCAAACAATCCTTTGGAAGAAAATGAAATAACTGCACTAACAAAATTCGTTGAAAGCGGAGGAAGCCTACTTGTTCTTGGTTCTCATGATATGGATATGATTGAACCGACAAGAGAATCCGTTAATAAGCTGCTTGAACCTTTTGGGATCAGATTAATGAAAAACGGAACAGATGATCCTACAAACAGGCAAGGGTGCAGTTGCACGCCAATAATCCACAATCTTGCGGAGCATCCTATAAATGAGGGTATAACATCAATTATCTTATACAAGCCGGCTTCACTTGAGTTAAAAGGTAATGCCACAGCAATAGCAAGAGGCGACAATGATACATTCGCTCTTGGAAGCGAACCACTTGGGGGAGAAAATATCATTGTAGTCGCAATTTCAGAAAAGGGAAATGGTAAGGTAGCAGTCATAGGAAGCTCATTTATCTTTGATAACGGCAAAATAGGGGACTTGAATAACAAGCAATTTGCAAAAAATCTCTTCACTTGGCTTGGCAATACTTCTAAACAATCTATTCCTTCTTGGTCATTGTATTTGTCCGTAGTTCTAGCAGTGTTTCTGGGTTATACCGTATATCTTAAAAAGAAAAATGGCAAAGAAAAGATTTGATTTAATGGATCCTAAAGATAATTATCTGGGTGTATCCTATACATTTCTTGCTGTTGTTTTATGGAGTTTTATAGGTATACCTGTTAGGTGGATACCAGAAGTGAATTCTGGGATGATAGTTGCATATAGATTCCTCTTTGCATCAATTGTCTTATTGACTTATGGCATCCTAACCAAAAAATCATCAAAGATTAAAATAAAATTAAAGGATATACCTCACCTTTTAGTTCCTGCAATCCTACTGTCATTCACGATCTATACATATACAATTGGACTTAAAACTACCACAATCGCAAATACAGTCTTTTTGCAGCAGATGGCGCCCCTCTATGTTCTTATCGTATCGGCATTATTACTAAAAGAAAAAGCTTCAAAAAAGACAGCACTTGCAGTTTTGATCGGTATAGCTGGTGGATTTATAATATTTTATTATGACCTTTCTTCTATTAATACCACTACAAACTTTTATGGAAACGTAATGTCAACATTTTCTGGATTTGGATGGGCGCTTTATACAATAAGCATAAGGGCATTGGGTAAAAAATACGATGGCCTCACAACTACCCTCTGGATGTTCATCTTTGCGACTATTATTATGTCCCCATTTTTCTATGGCTCGGAGGTACTTACTCCTTTCTCACTTTCTATGTTATTCATATTAGGATTTTTATGCACTGCAGGTGCATTTCTTTTGTATAGCATTGCATTAAAACATATTATAGCAACTAAAGCTTCTGTCATAGTATTGTCAGAAGGTGTATTGGCCGGTATTCTTGCATACATTATACTCAGAGAAACTGTTACCCAAGGCACAATAATTGGGGGGGCCTTGATTTTAATTGCAATATGGATAATTTTAAGGGAAAAAGAATAAATTTATTTTTTTAGAAAATTGATTGCTCGTTTATATCCTTCATTATTTTTTAGAGGCATTGTTGCATCTATTCCCATCTTTGCTGAAGTGCCATCCCCTTTAACAGATGGATCAAGGCTTGATCCTGCGGCGTTATTTACAACTAATAGATCCTTATCTGCTTGGAATCTTGTAGCTATTGCCCATTCAACATCTGTATCAGAATAGATATCAATATCCTCATCAACTATAACAACTCTTTTCATTGAAGGATGAGATGCAAGTGCGGCCATTATAGCATTCTTCCCATCGCCTTCTTTCTGCTTTTTGATTGATACGACGCCATGAAGCCAGCAGTCTCCGCCTTCGGTCAATCTGACACCATAAACCTTTGGTACAACTTTTGATACGCCCTCAAAGATTATAGGTTCCCTGGGCATACCCATCAAAAGAAAATGTTCATAGCCGCCTGGCATAAGCGCGTGGAAAAATGCATTTTTTCCTTGGTATACTTTCTCTATCTTAACAATTGGCTGTTTTCTAACAAAGTCATAAGTGCCTGTTATATCAACAAATGGTCCTTCATCCCCTTCCTCTAAAGTTATCTTCCCACAAAAAACAAACTGAGATGATGTCGGCACATCTATCCCGTTAGGAAATCTATAAGCAGTGAGCTCACTGCCTAATCCCATCTTCTTCAAGGTATTTGCAATTTCAAGTTCATTGATACCATATGATATTGACATCGCAGCAGGCAATAGCACATAAGGGGGTAATCCTATTACCATAACAATTTCTAAATCCTTACCTTTGGCCTTTGCTTCGTTATACATGGCAAAAAGATGCCTTGGGACAATTCTTATTGTGAATGTATCCTTCCCTGTAACCATCATTCTGTGAAAAGACATGTTTCTGTTGCCCTTTTCATCCTTTACAAAAACAACACCAGATGTCACATAAGGGCCGCCGTCTTGGGGATAATGATACTGAATTGGAATTTTTCTAAGGTCAAAATTCTTAATCTCGTTATCGAGAAATGTGGCTTTATCGACTATTTTGTAAGGTGTTGGTTTATCCATGGATTCTTTCAATGAAAAAAGTAAGTTTGATTTGTCCAATTTAAGGTATTTTGCTACACGGTCTCTTGTAGACCAGATATTACAAAAAACATCATACCCTCTATCTTTGAATTGCAATATTTTAGTTGGATTCTCATGAACTATCTTTGCCATCTCATATTTTTCTAGCTCCCTATCAATTTTGATAATATCCTTTTCATGAGCGATAAATTCTCTAATATCCATAAAAACACCTAGAATAACAGAGCGAAAAAAGGATAAAAGCCTTTCTCATGGAGTAATCCAATCAAATAATGTTTTTTGTTTGTGTTTGAATCCTAAGATTTTGCTCTTTTCTCTATATTTCTCAAAAGAAAGGGATAAAATCTCTGAAGCTTTCTTTAGCGCCTCTTCCTCTGTGTCGAAAGAATCTGGCTTTTTTTGTAAAGCGTTCCTAGTTATCTCTCTGACACGCCACACACCAACTGGAGTATGATACGTTGGGTGTACCTCCATGAACACCAAAGCGCCTGCCTGCCTCCCCTTTTCAAAAAGGTGCTCAGTCACAGAGAATCTTGCTGCATAATATGCGCCAGCAGTAAGAGATGCATACTCTTTTCTTCCGTCAAATAATTCATGATCAGATATTACATTTGGCGAAAGCGAACTCTCTAAAAATAATGAACCTGGAAGCCAGCACTCTAGAAATTCATAGCACCACATTGAAGGAAATAGAAAAACAACAAATCTGTTGCCAACGTCTTCATCATAGTAAACTTCAAATTTATTTATTTCTGGAGAGGATTTAACCTTCTTTAGATGAAACTTAGAAAGGGAATCATCAGTTGCTGTGATACTCCACCTTGTCGGAACAAGTTTTCTGTTTTTCTGCTCTCCTAGAAGCCCGGCGGATAGGAGTTTTGAAATGTGTGATACAGGTATATCTTTATCATAAAGTAGATATATCCCTTTTGATGCCTTGATATCGTCTGAATTAATTTTATCGATTACCCTTGGAACCTTTGGATTTTCAGCGATCTTAAAGCTCTCAACAAAACCAGAAGGACCCGTGGGGGGAGAAAACTGGGAAAATTCTAGGGCAAAGTGAGGTACCTTTTTTAATACTAATTCAACGTCAATAGGCTTCCTTGACATGACTATTTCCTGACTTTTTTCTAGATACCCTTTAGGATTTTTAGCATCGGTGACCTTTAGAAATTCTTTTGACCTTACAAGAAGAGATCTAAATTTTATAATTTCATCAAGCGCTTTGCCATGCCAGCCTTCCGGTAGGTCAAATATTTCAGTGTCTTCGTGCACTGGTGGGACTAACGGCCCGACCAAAACCTTGGGATAGTTCCAGTCTCCGACAAAAAATGCTGAAGGGGATGCCCCAAATATGTCCTTATTGATTAAAGGCGCTATCGATTCCCTAATCCTCTTCTTCTCAAGTATTGGACATATCCCCCTACCACAGAGCTTTTTATGGCCCCTGCATACAGTGCATAGAGTAGTTTTTGGGGTATGCATGAACAAGATAAAGAAGTCTGTTATTTATTTTTAATGGAAATAATTGAAGATTTTTTAAGGCCAATATCAAAAAATTAGGGAGAACAAAGTTTTATATACATAGCAACAAAATGACTAAAAAAGAAGGGATTTTATGTCGGATGTCGTACTACCTTTTTCTGATATCAAGAAGGGTGACTTTAATTCAGTTGGAAACAAAGCATTGAATCTATCTTTATTAAAGGCTGAAGGATTTCAAGTTCCATATGGATTTGTTATTACTACCGAGGCGTATGAAAAGTTTATTGTTGATAATAATTTCAAAGAGAAAATATCTGAGCTTCTCAAAGCGACAAAGTTTGATAATAAAAAAAGTGTAGTTTTTTCTTCGAAAAATATTCAAGGGCTTATTTTGTCTGGCGAGATTGACAAATCAACAATAAAGGAAATAGAAAAAATACTCTCAAAAAATAAGAAAATTGAATTATGGGCAGTACGCTCATCTGCACTGGCAGAGGATCTTGCTGAAGCATCTTTTGCAGGCCAACAAGACTCTTTTCTAAATATAAAAACAAAAGATGTTATAGAACATATCAAGCTCTGTTGGGCGTCCTACTGGAATGAGAGGGCAATTAATTACAGGCAGAACTCTAATATTAATCACCTTGAAGGCGGCATGGCAGTAGTTGTGCAAAGTATGGTTAATGCAAATGCTGCGGGCGTCATGTTCACAGCAGACCCGATAACGGGAGATAAGGAAAAAATAGTCATTGAGTCAAGCTGGGGTCTTGGGGAATCCATAGTGTCTGGTATTGTAAGCCCAGACAGATACACTTTAGAAAAAAAATCAAAAGAAATTATTGAAAGAAAGATAAGCAATAAGACAAAGG
Above is a window of Methanofastidiosum sp. DNA encoding:
- a CDS encoding aminotransferase class I/II-fold pyridoxal phosphate-dependent enzyme, which translates into the protein MVKVASGVSKIKLSGIEEMNELAKKVEGLINMGQGKPVFKTPLPVINAAKKALDEGHTKYTLSRGIEELRVALANKMREYNKIDATPEEMLVTVGVSEGISISLLSYAERGDKVIIPTPSHPFFRIMAEFVGADVVEVPCKKGDFSLDMEAIEDSIDDKTKALLINVPNNPTGKIYDGRQLKRLQNMAVNQDFLVISDEIYDYIVFEKKHESIAKYGKENIITLSGFSKAYSMTGWRIGYMHSTEDIINNILPIHNSLVVSAPDFIQVAALKAVNDETSMNFVKATTEEYRKRRDFVVKRLNEIGLPCNLPEGAYYAFSDVSSYRMDSLGFAKFLLKVAKVLCVPGISFGKDWNSYVRFSFADVPQSDLSEAMDRIEKVIKRM
- a CDS encoding DMT family transporter gives rise to the protein MAKKRFDLMDPKDNYLGVSYTFLAVVLWSFIGIPVRWIPEVNSGMIVAYRFLFASIVLLTYGILTKKSSKIKIKLKDIPHLLVPAILLSFTIYTYTIGLKTTTIANTVFLQQMAPLYVLIVSALLLKEKASKKTALAVLIGIAGGFIIFYYDLSSINTTTNFYGNVMSTFSGFGWALYTISIRALGKKYDGLTTTLWMFIFATIIMSPFFYGSEVLTPFSLSMLFILGFLCTAGAFLLYSIALKHIIATKASVIVLSEGVLAGILAYIILRETVTQGTIIGGALILIAIWIILREKE
- a CDS encoding UbiD family decarboxylase is translated as MDIREFIAHEKDIIKIDRELEKYEMAKIVHENPTKILQFKDRGYDVFCNIWSTRDRVAKYLKLDKSNLLFSLKESMDKPTPYKIVDKATFLDNEIKNFDLRKIPIQYHYPQDGGPYVTSGVVFVKDEKGNRNMSFHRMMVTGKDTFTIRIVPRHLFAMYNEAKAKGKDLEIVMVIGLPPYVLLPAAMSISYGINELEIANTLKKMGLGSELTAYRFPNGIDVPTSSQFVFCGKITLEEGDEGPFVDITGTYDFVRKQPIVKIEKVYQGKNAFFHALMPGGYEHFLLMGMPREPIIFEGVSKVVPKVYGVRLTEGGDCWLHGVVSIKKQKEGDGKNAIMAALASHPSMKRVVIVDEDIDIYSDTDVEWAIATRFQADKDLLVVNNAAGSSLDPSVKGDGTSAKMGIDATMPLKNNEGYKRAINFLKK
- a CDS encoding Nre family DNA repair protein, whose product is MHTPKTTLCTVCRGHKKLCGRGICPILEKKRIRESIAPLINKDIFGASPSAFFVGDWNYPKVLVGPLVPPVHEDTEIFDLPEGWHGKALDEIIKFRSLLVRSKEFLKVTDAKNPKGYLEKSQEIVMSRKPIDVELVLKKVPHFALEFSQFSPPTGPSGFVESFKIAENPKVPRVIDKINSDDIKASKGIYLLYDKDIPVSHISKLLSAGLLGEQKNRKLVPTRWSITATDDSLSKFHLKKVKSSPEINKFEVYYDEDVGNRFVVFLFPSMWCYEFLECWLPGSLFLESSLSPNVISDHELFDGRKEYASLTAGAYYAARFSVTEHLFEKGRQAGALVFMEVHPTYHTPVGVWRVREITRNALQKKPDSFDTEEEALKKASEILSLSFEKYREKSKILGFKHKQKTLFDWITP
- a CDS encoding CoA-binding protein produces the protein MEFKHFLDKKNVIAIVGASDNRDKYGNIIYRDLRASGYKVIPVNPKADTVEGDKCYHSLSEIPVKVDVVDTVVPPHITEQIVKECKEIGITKVWMQPGSESEEAIIFCKDNGIEVVYDNCIMAQRRLLEAEQKNN